The Guyparkeria halophila DNA window CCGGGTAGTGGGCCTTGAGCCAGGCGGTCTGGTAGGCGACCAGCGCGTAGGCGGCCGAGTGCGACTTGTTGAAGCCGTAACCGGCGAACTTCTCCACCAGATCGAAGATGTAGCCGGCCTGATCGACGTCGACGCCCTTCGCCGATGCGCCATCGAGGAAGATCTGGCGCTGCTTGGCCATCTCCTCGGCCTTCTTCTTGCCCATCGCCCGGCGCAACAGGTCCGCGCCGCCCAGGGTGTAGCCGGCCAGGATCTGCGCGATCTGCATGACCTGCTCCTGGTAGACGATCACCCCGTAGGTGGGTTTGAGGACCTCCGTGAGCCAGGGGTGGAGGTACTCGACCTCCTGCTCGCCCTTCTTGCGCAAGATGAAGTCGTCGACCATGCCCGAATCGAGCGGGCCCGGACGGAACAGGGCCACCAGGGCGATGATTTCCTCGAAGTTGTCCGGCTGGAGCTTCTTGATCAGCCCCTTCATGCCCTTGGACTCGAGCTGGAACACCGCGGTGGTCTCGCAGCGCTTCAACAGCTCGAAGCTCTTTGGGTCGTCCATCGGGATGGCCGAGATGTCGATCGGCTCTTCACCGGACTGCGCGCGCGTGGCGTTGATGGCCTTGAGCGCCCAGTCGATGATGGTGAGGTTGCGCAGGCCCAGGAAGTCGAACTTCACGAGACCGACGGCCTCGACGTCGTCCTTGTCGAGCTGGGAGGCCGGCGAGGCGTGGTTGGCCTCGCAGAACATCGGCGTGAAGTCGGTCAGCTTGCTCGGGGCGATCAGCACGCCGCCGGCGTGCTTGCCCACCGAGCGCGGCAGGCCCTGCAGGGCGCCGCCCATGTCGATGACGGCTTGGACTTCCTCGTCGCGGTCGTAGAGCTCCTTCAGGTCGGCCGAATAGCGCTCGGGCTCCTTCTGGCTCTTCTCGGTCCGCCCGAGGGCATCGTCGAGCGAGACGTCCATGCCCGGCTTGAACGGGATCAGCTTGGCGATCCGGTCGACGAAGCCGTAGGGATAGCCCAGTACCCGGCCGACGTCGCGCACCACCGCCTTGGCGGCCATGGTGCCGTGGGTGGCGATCTGCGAGACGGCATCGCGACCGTACTGCTCGGCGACGTAGTCGATCACCCGGTCGCGACCTTCCATGCAGAAGTCGATATCGAAGTCGGGCATCGAGACCCGTTCGGGGTTGAGGAACCGCTCGAACAGCAGGTCGTAGGCCATCGGGTCGATGTCGGTGATCAACAAGGCCCAGGCGACGATCGAGCCGGCGCCCGAACCCCGCCCGGGGCCGACCGGGATGTCCTGTCGCTTGGCCCACTGGATAAAGTCCGCAACGATCAGGAAGTAGCCGGGGAAGCCCATCTGGATGATGACGTCCAGCTCGCGTTCCAGGCGCTCGCGGTAGATCTGGTGCTCGGACTCCGGGACACGCTCGAGACGGCCCTCCAGTCCCCGCGCGGATAACTCGCGCAGGTAGTCCGATTCGGTCTGCCCCGCCGGCGTCGGGAAGTTGGGCAGGAAGTTCTCGCCCAGCTTGAGCGTGACGTTGCAGCGCTCGGCGATGGCGAGGCTGTTGTCAATCGCCTCGGGGAGGTCCGCGAACAGCTCGCGCATCTCGGCGGCGGTGCGCAGGTATTGGCGGTCGGAGTAGTCGCGCGGGCGGCGCGGGTCCTCAAGCGTGCGGCCCTGGTTGATGCACACCCGCACCTCGTGGGCGTCGAAGTCCGCCTGGTCGAGAAAGCGCACGTCGTTGCTGGCGACGACCGGCAGGTCCTGCGTGATCGCCAGTTCCACCGCCCGCTCGATGAACGCGCCCTCGTTGACGCGGTTGGTGCGCGTGAGTTCGAGATACAGCCGGTCGGGAAAGCGCTGCGTCCAGAAGGCCAGCGCGTCGTCGACGATGTGATCGAGCCCGTGGACCAGCCCTCGGCCCAGATCGCTGTCCACCCCGATCAGGGCAATCAGCCCGTCGGTCTTCTCGGGGGTGAGCCAGTCACGGTTCAGGCAGGGCCGGTCGTCGTGCTGGCCCTCGCAGTAGGCCTGCGACAAGAGCTCGGTCAGATGCAGAAAGCCGATGTCGTTCTGTGCCAGCAGCACCACGCGCGACGGCGGGGTCTGGGCGTTCTCGTAGAGAAAGCAGTCCGCGCCGAAGATCGGCTTGATCCCGGCACCCAGCGCGGCCTTGTAGAACTTCACCATCGCGAACAGGTTGCCCTGGTCCGTCAGGGCGATGGCGGGCATGCCACGTTCCTTGGCCTGGGAAACGGCGTCCTTGACGCGCAAGGTGCCGTCGATCAGCGAGTATTCGCTGTGCACATGCAGGTGGACGAAGCTCATGCGACGGCCTCCACGCTGTGGGAGCGAGCCTCGCTCGCGAAGGCGGCGATAGCCGCCGTCCCGGCATAACGCCGGCGCCATGCGGAAAGCAGGACTCGCGCCGGTCGGCGCGATTCGCGAGCAGGGCTCGCTCCCACAGGGGCTTCGATCCGACTCCGGCGGTCGTCAACGCGGAACAGGCTCATTTGCCCTCCAGCATGGCGAGCGTCTCGGCCTCCATGTCCTTCAGGTCGGCCATCTCGCCGTCGGAGAAGCCGGCGGCCTTGCGACCGACCTCGTCGTAGGGGCCGCGGATGCGCCCGGCCATGTACTGCTGCAGCAGCTCGCGGAAGGTCGTGCGCGGATCGACGTCG harbors:
- the dnaE gene encoding DNA polymerase III subunit alpha, with protein sequence MSFVHLHVHSEYSLIDGTLRVKDAVSQAKERGMPAIALTDQGNLFAMVKFYKAALGAGIKPIFGADCFLYENAQTPPSRVVLLAQNDIGFLHLTELLSQAYCEGQHDDRPCLNRDWLTPEKTDGLIALIGVDSDLGRGLVHGLDHIVDDALAFWTQRFPDRLYLELTRTNRVNEGAFIERAVELAITQDLPVVASNDVRFLDQADFDAHEVRVCINQGRTLEDPRRPRDYSDRQYLRTAAEMRELFADLPEAIDNSLAIAERCNVTLKLGENFLPNFPTPAGQTESDYLRELSARGLEGRLERVPESEHQIYRERLERELDVIIQMGFPGYFLIVADFIQWAKRQDIPVGPGRGSGAGSIVAWALLITDIDPMAYDLLFERFLNPERVSMPDFDIDFCMEGRDRVIDYVAEQYGRDAVSQIATHGTMAAKAVVRDVGRVLGYPYGFVDRIAKLIPFKPGMDVSLDDALGRTEKSQKEPERYSADLKELYDRDEEVQAVIDMGGALQGLPRSVGKHAGGVLIAPSKLTDFTPMFCEANHASPASQLDKDDVEAVGLVKFDFLGLRNLTIIDWALKAINATRAQSGEEPIDISAIPMDDPKSFELLKRCETTAVFQLESKGMKGLIKKLQPDNFEEIIALVALFRPGPLDSGMVDDFILRKKGEQEVEYLHPWLTEVLKPTYGVIVYQEQVMQIAQILAGYTLGGADLLRRAMGKKKAEEMAKQRQIFLDGASAKGVDVDQAGYIFDLVEKFAGYGFNKSHSAAYALVAYQTAWLKAHYPAYFMAAVLSADMDNTDKVVGLIEECRRMELDVVPPSVQRCAYRFTAGGEREIVYGLGAIRGVGEGVIQRIVEERAEHGPFKDMNEFCQRVGAQALNKRVLDAMVCAGALDELGPSRAALQAHIPEAMKAASQVANAAEAGMSDLFGGMDEPETAVASPIKPLPEWSDDERLRLEKNMLGLYLTGHPINQYIDEIKCFITGRLDELTDKAEAAAAAAGGGFVRGTPAVVAGLCVAERTMRTQSGDKQLFVTLDDGHGRGEMRLVGDDIETLADRVGRDQLVIVEGDVSFDSFNGNLRIRHKRLYTLGEARARFAQCVTIALTPDCGVEATERMLDIIEPFREAEGLPVIVEVQSELGRGAFRLADDWRVAPEATLMERLGELDTVIRAAAYYPGRA